The genomic segment GCCTGATGGATACGGCGGATGGGCTTGCGGCCGGCCGTTCGCGGCGTCTGGAGGCGATGGAGGACAGTCGCGTCGGTGCCAGCGGAGTTCTGGCTCTGGCCATGGTGCTGCTGATTGAGATGGGGGCCCTGATTCAGCTGGGTCCCCAGGCACCGGTGGCCCTGCTCCTCGCCGCGATCGGAGCTCGCGCTGCGCCGCTCTGGGCGATGGCTCACTTCGACTACCTGCGTCAAGACGGCTCTGCCGCATTTCACCGTGAGCACGCAAGTCCTGGCTGGGATCTCTTGCCGCTGTTGCCACTTCTGGCACTGCTGCTGCCAATGGCGGGTGCCCTTCCCCTGGTGATGGGGACGCTGGTGGCTCTGCTGGTCCCTGAATGGCTGGGACGACGACTCGGCGGACACACCGGAGATTCCTACGGAGCGACGGTGGTGCTCACCGAAGCCTTCATCCTGTTGATGTCTGCGTTGCTGGCGACGGCCATCTGAGTCGAAAGGCGTTGCCTTGGCTGGGCAGGTCGGGCACGAGGCACGAGGGTTGGGTGAGCAGATCAAGGGCCCCGGCGTGCTGCTCCGCCAAATCCCGTGCCAAGGCCAGGCCAAGCCCCGTTCCGGAACGCTCCTGCCCCGCTGCACCGCGGAATCCCCGTTGGAAGATCCGCTCCCGATCGGCCTCCTGGATCGGAGGTCCGCTGTCCCAGACTGCCAACCCATCGTCCAGGAGGTTCAGCCCAATCGACTGGCCCGCTGGGCTGTAGCGGAAGGCGTTCTCGAGCAGATTGGCGACG from the Synechococcus sp. KORDI-100 genome contains:
- the cobS gene encoding adenosylcobinamide-GDP ribazoletransferase is translated as MADFAGAWVFYSVLPGLPWVEPSFRRIARFAPWIGLTLGAIQVGFWWVLIFLGWPSIAVAPLLLAFGIWFSGGLHHDGLMDTADGLAAGRSRRLEAMEDSRVGASGVLALAMVLLIEMGALIQLGPQAPVALLLAAIGARAAPLWAMAHFDYLRQDGSAAFHREHASPGWDLLPLLPLLALLLPMAGALPLVMGTLVALLVPEWLGRRLGGHTGDSYGATVVLTEAFILLMSALLATAI